Below is a genomic region from Mucilaginibacter auburnensis.
ATAGCAGTTGGGTAAAATAATATTTCGGCACCCATTAAAGCAGTGATACGGGCTGCTTCAGGATACCATTGATCCCAGCAGATCAATACACCGATGGTTGCAAATTTGGTTTTGAAAACCTTGTAACCCAGATCGCCGGGCGTAAAGTAAAACTTCTCGTAAAAACCCGGATCATCCGGAATGTGCATTTTGCGGTATTTGCCAAGGTAAGCGCCATCAGCATCTAAAATCGCAGTGGTGTTATGATACAAACCCTGCGCGCGTTTTTCAAACAAAGATGCAATGATTACAACACCCAACTCTGCAGCAACTTTTGACAATTCATCAGTTGACGGACCAGGGATTGCCTCAGCTAACAAAAAGTTATCATGATCTTCTACATCGCAAAAATAAAGCGAAGTAAACAGCTCCTGTAAGCAAACAATCTGCGCGCCTTTTTGGGCAGCCTCACGCACTTTCACAATAGCTTTCTGCAAATTTTCCTGCTTATTAGCAGTACAACTCATTTGCACAATACCAACTTTTACTTTACTCATTTGTGGTTCCAAATTTTTTGCAAAGGTAGTAATTAGTGATCAGAGATTAGTTGATTTGTGATGAGTTAAGCCCTCGTATTTGGTCAGGAGTTTATCATAAATGGAAGTTTAATACGTTATTTAACATTTATTAACCAATCACTAATATCTATTCACCAATCAACTATTCACTAAATCACTACCTTTGCGCCCAATGACAGAAATTGAAGAAGTAGTTGACGAAGGCACCGAGCACAAAACCTGGAAAGGTAAGCTCTGGAGCGTTGTTAAAGTTATTTT
It encodes:
- a CDS encoding carbon-nitrogen hydrolase codes for the protein MSKVKVGIVQMSCTANKQENLQKAIVKVREAAQKGAQIVCLQELFTSLYFCDVEDHDNFLLAEAIPGPSTDELSKVAAELGVVIIASLFEKRAQGLYHNTTAILDADGAYLGKYRKMHIPDDPGFYEKFYFTPGDLGYKVFKTKFATIGVLICWDQWYPEAARITALMGAEILFYPTAIGWATTQDEATNVEQYNAWQTIQRSHAVANGVHVVSVNRVGEEAGVEFWGGSFFANPFGTIIHQTSHNQEEVIVQELDLNKTDYYRTHWPFLRDRRIDSYQPITKRLLDE